A stretch of the Anaerobaca lacustris genome encodes the following:
- the ribD gene encoding bifunctional diaminohydroxyphosphoribosylaminopyrimidine deaminase/5-amino-6-(5-phosphoribosylamino)uracil reductase RibD — protein MNGQDEKFMMSALKLAEKGIGSVEPNPAVGCFIVKAGQLVGKGYHKKFGGPHAEVNAIDDCRNLSVKPEGATMYVTLEPCCHEGKTGPCTEAIITAGLARVVVATLDPSPHASGKGVERLRQAGIDVEVGLCEEQARQLNAPFFKHTTTGKCWVVLKWAQSLDGRLAYAQQGPERRWISNELSRKDAHKLRRRVGAILVGINTVLADDCMLTPRPSKGKKPLRIVLDSTLKIPLKSRLLRTPKASPILICTRQAALDANARHAERIAKRGVELLACDGSSEACDLPLLLDELGRRGVQQVLVEGGPTVLASFLKQGLADEVCAYVAPKILGPQGAVDLAGPMASLADEIGLASVEVKAFAEDVRISGCLTG, from the coding sequence GTGAATGGACAGGATGAGAAATTCATGATGTCGGCGCTGAAGCTGGCAGAGAAAGGAATCGGCTCGGTCGAGCCCAATCCGGCGGTCGGCTGCTTCATCGTCAAGGCCGGCCAGCTCGTCGGCAAGGGCTACCACAAGAAGTTCGGCGGCCCCCACGCGGAGGTCAATGCGATCGACGATTGCCGGAACCTGAGCGTCAAGCCCGAAGGGGCGACGATGTACGTCACGCTGGAGCCCTGTTGCCATGAGGGCAAGACCGGGCCCTGCACCGAGGCGATCATCACGGCCGGGCTGGCCCGCGTCGTCGTCGCGACCCTCGATCCCTCCCCGCACGCTTCCGGCAAAGGCGTCGAACGACTGCGCCAGGCGGGCATCGACGTCGAGGTCGGCCTCTGCGAGGAGCAGGCCAGGCAGCTCAACGCGCCGTTCTTCAAGCACACCACCACCGGCAAGTGCTGGGTCGTGTTGAAATGGGCCCAGAGCCTCGACGGCAGGCTCGCGTACGCCCAGCAGGGCCCCGAGCGGCGCTGGATCTCGAACGAGCTGAGCCGCAAGGACGCCCACAAGCTGCGCCGCCGCGTCGGCGCGATCCTCGTCGGCATCAACACGGTCCTTGCGGACGATTGCATGCTGACGCCGCGACCGAGCAAAGGCAAGAAGCCTCTGCGCATCGTGCTCGACAGCACGCTGAAGATCCCGCTGAAGTCGCGCCTGCTGCGCACGCCCAAGGCGAGCCCCATCCTGATCTGCACGCGTCAGGCAGCCCTCGACGCGAACGCCAGACACGCCGAGCGCATCGCCAAGCGCGGTGTCGAGCTGCTCGCCTGCGATGGCTCGTCCGAAGCCTGCGATCTGCCGCTGCTGCTCGATGAACTCGGTCGGCGAGGCGTTCAGCAGGTGCTCGTCGAAGGCGGACCGACAGTCCTCGCGTCGTTCCTCAAACAAGGCCTGGCCGATGAGGTCTGCGCGTACGTGGCACCGAAGATCCTCGGGCCGCAGGGCGCGGTCGATCTCGCCGGGCCGATGGCCTCGCTCGCAGACGAGATCGGTCTTGCAAGCGTCGAGGTCAAGGCCTTCGCCGAAGACGTGCGAATCTCCGGATGCCTGACGGGGTAA
- the ligA gene encoding NAD-dependent DNA ligase LigA: MAKAGDVKQRMDRLRREIRRHDHLYYVLSNPEIDDRQYDALFAELKDLEAAHPELVTADSPTQRVSGRPLDAFSTVRHAVPMLSIDNTYSADELRAFDERVRRQLETSEYDYVVELKIDGLAVSLRYEHGRLVTGATRGDGEVGDDVTANIRTIKAIPLSLLDGDAVPAVLEVRGEVYMPTRSFVELNRIRTEAGEPPFANPRNAAAGSLKLLDARITATRNLAFFAYATGEVSQPLAGDHDHTLARLRALGLPVSPHIRRAKNIDEVIEICLAWGPKRFELDYQTDGMVVKVNRYDQRDILGATGRAPRWCIAYKFPAERAETVVESIAVQVGKSGALTPVANLAPVSLSGTTVRRASLHNFDEMRRLDVRIGDTVVIEKAGEIIPQVVEVKTERRPPGAEPFPVPRQCPVCGSDAVRRKDEVALRCSNPACPAIGREAIIYYASRGCMDIEGLGEKVVDQLLAAGLVRDVADLYKLPAEDIASLDRQGETSAENLVKAIKDSKRRDLPRLINALAIPHVGAETAVILAKHFRSMDKLLDADLDAFIESRPGRKAVTSKIPGIAKVMATAIVDDLSRPERRELIQRLKAAGVNMEMQSAAPTAQSLLAGRTFVITGSLENFTRQQAQQAIKDAGGKASSSVSKKTDFVVVGAEPGSKLDKARELGATVIDERQFMEMLSGKAN, from the coding sequence ATGGCTAAGGCTGGTGACGTCAAGCAACGGATGGATCGACTGCGGCGGGAGATCCGAAGGCACGACCATCTGTATTACGTGCTCAGCAACCCCGAGATCGACGACCGGCAATACGATGCGCTGTTCGCCGAGCTCAAGGACCTCGAAGCGGCGCACCCGGAGCTGGTGACCGCCGACTCGCCCACACAGCGCGTTTCCGGGCGGCCCCTCGACGCGTTCTCGACCGTGCGGCACGCCGTGCCCATGCTGAGCATAGACAACACCTACAGCGCCGACGAGCTGCGGGCTTTCGACGAACGTGTCCGCCGGCAGCTCGAAACCTCCGAGTACGACTACGTGGTGGAGCTCAAGATTGACGGCCTGGCGGTCAGCCTTCGCTACGAGCACGGGCGACTGGTTACGGGCGCCACGCGGGGCGACGGCGAGGTGGGCGACGACGTCACCGCCAACATCCGAACGATCAAGGCGATCCCCCTGTCCCTGCTCGACGGCGACGCGGTCCCGGCCGTCCTTGAGGTGCGAGGCGAGGTGTACATGCCCACGCGTTCCTTCGTCGAATTGAACCGGATACGGACGGAGGCGGGCGAGCCGCCGTTTGCGAACCCGCGCAACGCGGCGGCCGGGTCGCTCAAGCTGCTCGATGCCCGCATCACGGCCACGCGCAATCTCGCGTTCTTCGCCTACGCCACTGGCGAGGTCTCGCAGCCGCTGGCCGGTGACCACGATCACACGCTGGCACGACTGCGGGCCTTGGGATTGCCGGTGAGCCCCCATATCCGGCGGGCGAAGAACATCGACGAAGTCATCGAGATCTGCCTGGCGTGGGGTCCCAAGCGGTTCGAGCTGGATTATCAGACCGACGGCATGGTCGTCAAAGTCAATCGATACGATCAGCGCGACATTCTCGGCGCCACCGGACGGGCGCCCCGCTGGTGTATCGCCTACAAGTTTCCCGCCGAACGGGCCGAGACGGTGGTCGAGTCGATTGCGGTTCAGGTGGGCAAGAGCGGGGCCCTGACGCCGGTGGCCAACCTGGCGCCCGTCTCGCTTTCGGGTACGACCGTCAGGCGGGCGAGCCTGCACAACTTCGACGAGATGCGGCGGCTCGATGTTCGCATCGGCGACACCGTCGTCATCGAAAAGGCCGGCGAGATCATCCCACAGGTGGTCGAGGTCAAGACCGAACGGCGTCCACCGGGGGCCGAGCCTTTCCCGGTACCCAGACAATGCCCCGTTTGTGGGAGTGACGCCGTGCGACGGAAGGACGAGGTTGCGCTACGCTGCTCGAATCCGGCGTGCCCAGCGATCGGGCGGGAAGCGATCATTTACTATGCCTCGCGTGGGTGCATGGATATTGAGGGTCTCGGGGAGAAGGTGGTCGACCAGCTTCTTGCCGCAGGGCTTGTTCGGGATGTGGCGGATCTCTACAAGCTTCCAGCCGAGGATATCGCGTCCCTGGATCGTCAGGGTGAGACATCGGCAGAGAATCTAGTCAAGGCCATCAAGGACTCTAAGAGGCGTGATCTCCCGCGCTTGATCAACGCCCTAGCCATCCCACACGTAGGTGCGGAGACGGCTGTCATCCTGGCGAAGCATTTCCGGTCGATGGACAAGCTGCTCGATGCTGACCTTGACGCATTCATCGAGTCCAGGCCTGGCAGGAAGGCGGTGACATCGAAGATCCCCGGCATCGCCAAGGTTATGGCGACGGCCATTGTTGACGACCTCTCGCGCCCTGAGAGACGGGAATTGATCCAGCGTCTCAAGGCTGCCGGTGTGAACATGGAGATGCAGTCGGCGGCGCCGACAGCGCAATCGCTGCTTGCTGGAAGGACCTTCGTAATTACTGGTTCGCTGGAGAACTTCACCCGACAGCAGGCCCAGCAGGCGATCAAGGACGCCGGGGGGAAGGCGTCCAGCAGTGTCAGCAAGAAGACGGATTTCGTGGTGGTGGGCGCCGAGCCGGGCAGCAAGCTCGACAAGGCCCGCGAACTCGGCGCGACCGTGATCGACGAACGACAATTCATGGAGATGCTTTCGGGAAAGGCGAATTAG